One genomic window of Elaeis guineensis isolate ETL-2024a chromosome 2, EG11, whole genome shotgun sequence includes the following:
- the LOC105053716 gene encoding protein NUCLEAR FUSION DEFECTIVE 4, whose amino-acid sequence MAFNPLNRIIQVLRGRWFTVFASFLINATSGSLYVFAIYSKDIKSSLGYDQRQLNTVSFFKDLGASVGILAGLIYEVAPPWFVLALGSVMNLFGYLMIYLAITGRLAHPSLWQVCLYICIGANSQTFSNTGVVVTCLKNFPGSRGTVLGLLKGFAGLSGAIFAQLYLAFYGDDSKSMVLLIAWLPTAVTIMFLFTIRILKVVQQPGDPTKPFYYFLCFSVALAVYLMVMIIVQKQVIFTLAAHRISAAIEVLLLVLPIAIVIKEELKIHKSKEQLLQNSPSLTEALSTPQPPLLPAAPSIVPTTTSSMLSYITNIFRTPRKGEDHSILQALVSIDMMVLFIGMICGIGGTLTAIDNMGQIGESLGYSSQTIGTFVSLISIWNFGGRVAAGFASDILLEQYKLPRPLMLTIVLLLSCAGHLLIAFGVPSALYIASVIIGSCFGAEMPLFFAILSEVFGLKYYSTLYNILPMASSIGTYVLNVRVAGYLYDREAAKQNLQLLQSSQKSLTCMGVRCYKLTFLIITAATVFGALVLLVLVWRTWDLYRRDIYARFSGGSQGSRQGEEREELTPNDFRGG is encoded by the coding sequence ATGGCGTTCAACCCATTAAACCGGATCATCCAGGTTCTCCGAGGCCGTTGGTTCACAGTCTTTGCATCTTTCCTCATCAATGCGACCTCCGGCTCCCTTTACGTCTTCGCCATCTACTCCAAGGACATCAAGTCCTCCCTCGGCTACGACCAGCGGCAGCTCAACACCGTCTCCTTCTTCAAGGACCTCGGCGCCAGCGTCGGCATCCTCGCCGGTCTCATCTATGAGGTCGCCCCTCCTTGGTTTGTTCTCGCCCTCGGCTCCGTCATGAACCTCTTCGGCTACCTCATGATCTACCTCGCCATCACCGGCCGCCTCGCTCACCCCTCTCTCTGGCAGGTATGCCTCTATATTTGCATCGGTGCCAATTCCCAAACCTTCAGCAACACCGGCGTGGTCGTCACCTGCCTCAAGAACTTCCCGGGGAGCCGCGGCACCGTGCTCGGCCTCCTCAAGGGCTTTGCCGGCCTTAGCGGAGCCATCTTTGCGCAGCTCTACCTCGCTTTCTATGGTGATGACTCCAAATCCATGGTGCTGCTCATCGCATGGCTCCCGACCGCCGTTACCATTATGTTCCTCTTCACCATCCGGATCCTGAAGGTGGTGCAGCAGCCAGGTGACCCAACCAAGCCCTTCTACTATTTCCTCTGCTTCTCCGTCGCCCTCGCCGTCTACCTCATGGTCATGATCATCGTCCAGAAACAAGTCATCTTCACCCTTGCCGCGCATCGCATCAGCGCTGCCATCGAAGTGCTCCTCCTTGTACTGCCTATTGCCATCGTCATCAAAGAAGAGCTCAAAATCCACAAATCAAAGGAGCAATTGCTCCAAAATTCTCCATCACTTACAGAAGCTCTATCGACGCCCCAACCACCACTGCTGCCCGCAGCTCCATCCATCGTACCGACAACAACCTCTTCTATGCTATCTTATATCACTAACATCTTCAGGACTCCTCGGAAGGGTGAGGACCACTCCATTCTACAAGCCTTAGTAAGTATAGACATGATGGTACTCTTCATTGGGATGATTTGTGGCATTGGTGGCACTCTAACAGCCATTGATAACATGGGTCAGATTGGGGAGTCATTAGGCTACTCATCCCAGACCATCGGCACCTTTGTCTCCCTCATCAGCATATGGAACTTTGGGGGGAGGGTGGCCGCCGGTTTTGcttccgatatccttctggaacaGTATAAGTTACCCCGCCCTTTAATGCTCACTATAGTCCTGCTCCTCTCGTGTGCCGGCCACCTCCTCATCGCCTTCGGTGTCCCCAGCGCCCTGTACATTGCTTCGGTGATCATCGGCTCGTGCTTCGGAGCAGAGATGCCATTGTTCTTTGCTATCTTATCGGAGGTGTTCGGTCTCAAGTACTACTCCACTCTGTACAATATTTTACCCATGGCTAGCTCAATCGGGACATATGTACTAAATGTGAGGGTCGCCGGGTACCTCTATGACAGAGAGGCGGCCAAGCAGAATTTGCAGCTCTTGCAGTCTTCCCAGAAGTCACTAACATGCATGGGGGTGCGGTGCTATAAGCTCACCTTCCTCATTATCACAGCGGCGACGGTGTTTGGGGCTCTTGTCCTGCTGGTTTTGGTCTGGAGAACCTGGGACTTATACAGAAGGGATATATATGCGAGGTTCAGTGGGGGGTCACAAGGTAGCAGGCagggagaggagagggaggagcTGACACCTAACGACTTCAGGGGAGGgtaa